DNA sequence from the bacterium genome:
AAGGGTAAAAAAATATGATAACCCTTGAAAAGCTTTCCTTTTTGTGTAATACACTAAACAAGGAAGGGGTAAAATACATCCTTATCGGAGGATGTGCGGTTATTCTTCATGGCTTGGAAAGACCTACCTATGATATTGATATAGTGATAGAAGATTCTAATGAAAATATTACAAATCTCAAAAAGGCTTTTGCTAAATTTATTAAAGAAGATGAGATTAAAGAACTTACCTCAAGAATGGTAAAAAAATACCAAGTTATAAGGGTTGGTTTTGATGATTTTTATATAGATATAATAGGAAAGATAGGCGATATAGACTACAAAAAGGCAAAGGATGATATACTCATTGAAAGGATTGAAAATATAGAAATTCCCTTTGCTGGGCTTTCTACAATGATTGAGCTTAAAAAGGGGTTGAGGGAGATTGATCTAAAAGATAGGCTTTTTTTAGAGGGGAAAAGAAGGTTTTTGGAAGAAAAGATTTGATAAAAGAGATTCCTCAAAAAATAATATATTTAATACATTTAAAGAGAATTTCATTTATTGGAATAGCAATGTTTGCTTTATTCTCTCCTATCTCTATCTCTTTATCCCAAATAGGTTTAGGGATAGCATTTTTAGGATGGATAATTGAAAAAAGAAGATTTCAAAGGACAGGGCTAGACATACCAATCCTTTTATTTCTTCTTGCCTCTTTTATTGGTGTAATCACATCCTTTAATTTTAAAAGGAGTATTGGAGGATTCAGGGAGGATCTTTGGGTTATTACTTATTTTCTGGTTGCATATATTTTAAGCTATGAAGATATAAAAAGGGTATTATTCCTTTTATTTTTTGGAAGTATAATCTCCTCAGGGTATGGATTGTTTCATTATTTAAAAGAGCCTGGTAGGATTGGTGGCCTTCTTGGTTCTTGCATGACATTTGCAAATCATCAAATTTTAGTTTTTCTTTTCTTTTTTCCATTATTCTTTTATTTTTTTAAACAAAAGCCCTGGTGGAACAAAAAATGCCTATTTCTTGGGTCTGGTTTAATTATTATCATTTGTGCCATAATCCTTTCTTTGACCAGAGGGGCATGGATTGGATTATTTTGTGGGATGTTGTTCTTCTTTATTCTTACAAGAAATTGGAAAGCAGGGCTTTTGGGAACAACTCTAATTATCATTTTTTTTCTTCTTTTTTCACCCATTGAGGTTATTAATAGGACAAAAAGCATTCTTGATATAAATAGTTGGAAAAGGCTTTGCCTATGGAAGGGAGGTATAGAATTATGGAAAAAAAGTCCAATTTTTGGTATAGGAATAGATAACTATGAGTTTTATATAGAGCCATATATCAATCCAGATAAATTAGTTGACATTTCAACCTGCCATGCCCATTCCAATTATATCCAGATACTTTCAGAAAGGGGTATCATTGGTTTTATTGCTTTTATTTTTTTGTTTAGTATCTTTAAGGAATCTTTTTTGATAATAAAGAAGAAAAGGGGAATTTCTCTATTCTTGGGATATGGATTACTCTCTGCATTTTGTGGATTTCTTGTTTCTGGAATTTCAGAGTATACATTTAGCGATTCAGAGGTAGTAATGCTTTTTTGGTTTCTTGCTGGAATAGGAGATGTTATAAGGCATAATGACAAATAAGATTTTCTTTGCTTTATTGTTTTTTTCATCTCTATTGGTCCATCCAAAATTGCCTTATATAAAATATGGATTTCATAATTTGCTTGTCCCTTTATTTGCTGTAGTATTATTTTGCTTAAATGTAAGGCATCTAAAGGATGTAATAAAGTATCATAGAAAGGCATTAATATTTGGCATTCTTTTATTTATATGGATATGGATTTGTTCTTTTTTTTCTAACTTTAAAGAGACAGCCATAAAATTCACCATAAAATATTCTGCATATCCTATAGTGCTTTTCTCTTTCCTATTGCTTCGTTCTTCATACCATTACTTTATATTTCGCTTTTTAACACTAATTGCTATATTTGGGATTATTGAAGCATTTTTTCCCAATCTTTTTATCTTTCATTTATTAAGACCCCCCGAGTCTTTAGGTGTATATCCTAGAATAAGCTCTTTCTTACAATCTCCTAATATATTTGGAGTTCTTATGGCTTGTGGTTTAATTTTAGGATTAATCTTAAAGGTTTCAAAAATTGAACTTTATTTTAGCATCCTATTATTTATTATAAATCTCTCTCTTTCTTCCTCCAGAAATGGATGGCTTGTTTTTATTTTAGGCCTTTTCCTTGCCTCTCTATATAATAAAAGAATAACGCTAACAAAGATATCTCTTTTAATTTGCATTTTCCTTTTTTTAATTGCAAGCTTCCAGGTCTCTAGAGTTCGTTTGGGTTTGAGAAG
Encoded proteins:
- a CDS encoding O-antigen ligase family protein, which encodes MIKEIPQKIIYLIHLKRISFIGIAMFALFSPISISLSQIGLGIAFLGWIIEKRRFQRTGLDIPILLFLLASFIGVITSFNFKRSIGGFREDLWVITYFLVAYILSYEDIKRVLFLLFFGSIISSGYGLFHYLKEPGRIGGLLGSCMTFANHQILVFLFFFPLFFYFFKQKPWWNKKCLFLGSGLIIIICAIILSLTRGAWIGLFCGMLFFFILTRNWKAGLLGTTLIIIFFLLFSPIEVINRTKSILDINSWKRLCLWKGGIELWKKSPIFGIGIDNYEFYIEPYINPDKLVDISTCHAHSNYIQILSERGIIGFIAFIFLFSIFKESFLIIKKKRGISLFLGYGLLSAFCGFLVSGISEYTFSDSEVVMLFWFLAGIGDVIRHNDK
- a CDS encoding nucleotidyl transferase AbiEii/AbiGii toxin family protein; this translates as MITLEKLSFLCNTLNKEGVKYILIGGCAVILHGLERPTYDIDIVIEDSNENITNLKKAFAKFIKEDEIKELTSRMVKKYQVIRVGFDDFYIDIIGKIGDIDYKKAKDDILIERIENIEIPFAGLSTMIELKKGLREIDLKDRLFLEGKRRFLEEKI
- a CDS encoding O-antigen ligase family protein; amino-acid sequence: MTNKIFFALLFFSSLLVHPKLPYIKYGFHNLLVPLFAVVLFCLNVRHLKDVIKYHRKALIFGILLFIWIWICSFFSNFKETAIKFTIKYSAYPIVLFSFLLLRSSYHYFIFRFLTLIAIFGIIEAFFPNLFIFHLLRPPESLGVYPRISSFLQSPNIFGVLMACGLILGLILKVSKIELYFSILLFIINLSLSSSRNGWLVFILGLFLASLYNKRITLTKISLLICIFLFLIASFQVSRVRLGLRSLFFDSARITLWKAALYEVSKRPITGIGLRVFDEHVASKIFEKKGYHTHNLFLNILVELGIPGFFLSLIFIYSLLKKVDFYNPLASIPITIVFFSQMVDFFIHDFTFTIISLYFLAFASNSKIERI